From Bradyrhizobium sp. NDS-1, the proteins below share one genomic window:
- a CDS encoding helix-turn-helix transcriptional regulator, with protein sequence MTGNTAPMRDVSQQGAPPAPRAQPDDSSHSERRAAGAEMARVLRTEPFRMALDASGAGLAHWRHDPLHDVVEPMSHHVIMAYNGMMQRMERRSGRSVAIGTFRPGVLIIIPEGSSSRWDIPKPVDVVQLYLPDAILKRVADEAQVGPADLLERTAHPDPITSRLILSAADTLQGNGALDTLFRHQLTDLLATRLLAAHTGSPTSFEPTVGGLSPKILLRAIERLRSDSDADVSLDALASDAGLSRFHFCRAFKESTGLSPHAWLRQHRLEQAMKMLREGDETVAAIAAALGYASQTAFAAAFRKLTGESPSDWRRRQR encoded by the coding sequence ATGACCGGAAACACTGCTCCCATGCGCGATGTCTCGCAGCAGGGCGCACCCCCCGCACCTCGTGCGCAGCCGGACGACAGCTCGCATTCCGAACGGCGCGCCGCCGGTGCGGAGATGGCGCGCGTGCTCAGAACCGAGCCGTTTCGCATGGCGCTGGACGCCTCCGGTGCCGGCCTCGCGCACTGGCGACATGATCCGCTGCACGACGTCGTCGAGCCCATGAGCCACCACGTGATCATGGCGTATAACGGCATGATGCAGCGCATGGAGCGGCGGTCGGGACGATCGGTCGCGATCGGCACGTTTCGGCCGGGAGTCCTGATCATCATCCCGGAAGGATCGAGCTCCAGGTGGGATATTCCAAAGCCCGTCGACGTGGTTCAGCTGTATCTTCCCGACGCAATCCTGAAGCGCGTTGCCGACGAGGCCCAGGTCGGACCGGCCGACCTGCTGGAGCGAACCGCACATCCCGACCCCATCACCTCGCGACTGATCCTGAGCGCGGCAGACACGTTGCAAGGCAATGGAGCCCTGGACACCTTGTTCCGGCATCAGCTGACGGATCTTCTGGCCACGCGCCTTCTGGCTGCGCATACCGGCTCGCCAACCAGTTTCGAGCCGACCGTGGGCGGCTTATCGCCGAAGATCCTGCTCCGTGCGATCGAACGCTTGCGGTCGGACAGCGACGCGGACGTCTCGCTGGATGCGCTGGCATCCGATGCGGGCCTGTCGCGCTTTCACTTCTGCCGTGCGTTCAAGGAAAGCACCGGCCTGTCTCCGCATGCCTGGCTGCGCCAGCACCGGCTCGAGCAGGCCATGAAGATGCTGCGCGAGGGCGACGAGACGGTCGCCGCGATCGCGGCGGCGCTCGGCTATGCCTCGCAGACGGCGTTCGCGG
- a CDS encoding LysM peptidoglycan-binding domain-containing protein, giving the protein MMTASKAFIAFCLLALVGTVLVIGPAELRRLLPDGTKTTIAARPETKVEAKSEAKAELKPEPKPEAPKPDQPKLAAAAPPAPAAVAAPAPEPKTGALVEIQKQVAALPDLAPVKPPPAVADTGLRFDVARVDDRGEAAVIAGVAAPGAKVELLRDGKPLDTAVADASGQFVMTPPQLPSGSYELTLRARAPDGTVTQSGRTMPVTIAEAAPPPARPGPVARQESKQAEKVDDKADVVAALPSGAPHLASAPDRAASRPKLTGAPKPKVTARAPAATTVASASPADALQAAPLEAGGSRVISRGDSLWALSRLAYGDGARYAVIFNANRGKIHNPNLIYPGQTFVMPQKPE; this is encoded by the coding sequence ATGATGACCGCATCCAAGGCCTTCATTGCTTTCTGCCTGCTCGCGCTGGTCGGCACGGTGCTGGTGATCGGCCCGGCGGAGCTGCGCCGTCTGCTCCCGGACGGGACAAAGACCACAATCGCCGCCAGGCCGGAGACCAAGGTCGAAGCCAAGTCCGAAGCAAAGGCCGAGCTCAAGCCGGAGCCGAAACCGGAAGCGCCGAAGCCGGACCAGCCGAAGCTTGCCGCCGCCGCGCCGCCCGCGCCTGCAGCAGTGGCGGCCCCGGCGCCCGAGCCGAAGACCGGCGCGCTGGTCGAGATTCAGAAGCAGGTCGCGGCGCTGCCCGATCTCGCGCCGGTCAAGCCGCCGCCGGCGGTCGCCGACACCGGCCTCCGTTTCGACGTCGCCCGGGTCGACGATCGCGGCGAGGCCGCGGTGATTGCCGGCGTGGCCGCGCCGGGTGCAAAGGTCGAGCTGCTGCGCGACGGCAAGCCACTCGACACAGCGGTGGCCGACGCCTCGGGCCAGTTCGTGATGACCCCGCCGCAGCTTCCCTCCGGTTCCTATGAATTGACGCTCCGGGCCAGGGCGCCGGATGGCACGGTCACGCAGTCCGGCCGCACCATGCCGGTCACCATCGCCGAAGCGGCGCCGCCGCCCGCGCGTCCGGGACCGGTCGCGAGGCAAGAGTCGAAGCAAGCCGAGAAGGTGGATGACAAGGCGGATGTCGTGGCGGCGCTGCCCTCGGGCGCGCCGCATCTTGCCTCTGCTCCCGACAGGGCTGCTTCCCGGCCGAAATTGACCGGCGCGCCGAAACCCAAGGTCACGGCGCGGGCGCCCGCGGCGACGACGGTGGCATCGGCCTCGCCGGCGGACGCGCTGCAGGCCGCGCCATTGGAGGCAGGCGGCAGCCGGGTGATCTCCCGCGGCGACAGCCTGTGGGCGCTCAGCCGGCTCGCCTATGGCGACGGCGCCCGCTACGC